A single genomic interval of Bacillus spongiae harbors:
- a CDS encoding ABC transporter permease, whose translation MASFAFVVLLLWIVRFRGVKRERVIIVATFRMTIQLVIAGYILIFLFERPSWILTLIVLVIMLIFAIRNVYHQIKSPLSFSIKAVIAISMVLGTILSILYFTLIVIHLSPWYEPRYFIPISGMIIGNSMTGITIGVSTLFTSLKANRDKILGALMLGAKPKVAIKSYINEAFDAAILPTLNNMIGMGIVFLPGMMTGQIIAGINPLLAIEYQIVILLGILGSVTLTVFLFIILSVNSLFTKEANLNVS comes from the coding sequence ATTGCTTCCTTTGCCTTCGTCGTATTATTATTATGGATCGTTCGTTTTCGAGGTGTAAAAAGAGAACGTGTGATTATCGTTGCCACTTTTCGAATGACGATCCAACTTGTCATCGCTGGTTATATCTTAATTTTCTTGTTTGAGCGCCCTAGCTGGATATTAACGTTAATTGTATTAGTGATTATGCTCATTTTTGCCATTCGAAATGTTTACCATCAAATAAAGAGTCCATTATCGTTTTCAATAAAAGCCGTGATTGCTATCTCGATGGTTTTGGGAACGATTTTATCCATCTTATATTTCACACTTATTGTCATTCATCTGTCTCCGTGGTATGAACCTCGTTACTTTATACCGATCTCAGGGATGATCATTGGAAACAGTATGACTGGAATTACAATCGGTGTCTCCACTTTGTTCACTTCGTTAAAGGCGAATAGAGACAAAATCCTCGGTGCTTTAATGCTGGGTGCTAAACCAAAAGTAGCGATAAAATCTTATATTAATGAGGCTTTCGATGCAGCTATTTTACCGACACTCAACAATATGATTGGAATGGGAATTGTCTTCTTACCAGGTATGATGACAGGTCAAATCATTGCAGGTATAAATCCATTACTGGCAATTGAATACCAAATCGTCATTTTATTAGGAATACTTGGTAGTGTTACATTAACCGTTTTTCTATTCATTATTTTGTCTGTGAATTCGCTATTTACAAAGGAAGCTAATCTAAATGTCTCATAA
- a CDS encoding ABC transporter ATP-binding protein, whose protein sequence is MFTLKNIVYKDILRISELLIEQGKVTCIIGASGSGKTTLLKLLNKMVIPNSGEIFFKGKPLSEKDAILHRREVSMLAQTPLVFEGDIERNLQIGRLFAEKKPASLSALKEILKAVSLEKELHGSPSSLSGGESQRLSLARILLVEPSVYLFDEPTSALDKETEMKVMDSVLSKVKQQGGSAIIVTHSHEVSDRYGEEIISLS, encoded by the coding sequence ATGTTTACATTAAAGAATATTGTCTATAAGGATATTTTAAGGATCAGTGAATTACTTATTGAACAGGGAAAAGTAACATGCATTATAGGAGCTAGCGGCTCAGGAAAAACGACATTGTTAAAGCTGTTAAATAAAATGGTTATTCCGAATAGCGGTGAAATATTTTTTAAAGGAAAACCACTTTCCGAAAAGGATGCAATTCTTCATCGTCGTGAAGTGTCAATGCTTGCTCAAACTCCGTTAGTATTTGAAGGAGATATTGAACGTAACCTTCAAATAGGGAGACTATTTGCGGAAAAAAAACCCGCAAGTCTTAGTGCATTGAAAGAAATATTGAAAGCAGTTTCTTTAGAAAAAGAGCTGCATGGTTCACCTAGTTCATTATCCGGTGGAGAATCACAGAGACTATCTCTTGCGAGAATATTATTAGTCGAGCCATCTGTCTATTTATTTGATGAACCGACGTCTGCACTTGATAAGGAGACAGAAATGAAAGTAATGGATTCGGTTTTATCAAAAGTTAAGCAGCAAGGAGGTTCAGCAATCATCGTTACACATTCACATGAAGTGTCTGACCGATATGGAGAGGAAATTATTTCATTATCATGA
- a CDS encoding aminotransferase A yields MEHLLNQAVQKIEISGIRKFFNLVSNTEDMISLTIGQPDFPTPDYVKTAGISAIENNYTSYTHNAGFIELREAASQYIKKHYHLDYKLDEIIVTSGASQALDVTLRTILAPNTEVILPSPVYPGYEPLIKLCGAKPVFVDTTMNQFKLTASLIKQAITANTRCIILPYPSNPTGVSLSKHELQEIADLIKGKEIFVIADEIYSALTYENEHVSIASYLKDQTIVINGLSKSHSMTGWRIGFTFAPRNITKHMLKVHQYNVSCASSISQKAAIAALSGGETESREMLNIYKERRDFVFQRLQEMELETVKPDGAFYFFVKIPSFITENSFDFALNLAKKAKVAVVPGSAFSGGEDGYFRISFACSLENLEEGLHRIDSYLTKVRLEEIG; encoded by the coding sequence ATGGAACACCTACTAAATCAAGCTGTTCAAAAAATTGAAATATCAGGTATAAGAAAATTTTTCAATCTAGTTTCCAATACTGAGGATATGATTTCTTTAACAATTGGACAACCGGATTTCCCCACGCCTGATTACGTAAAAACTGCTGGAATTTCAGCAATTGAAAACAATTATACTAGCTACACACATAACGCTGGGTTTATAGAATTAAGAGAGGCTGCTTCACAGTATATAAAAAAACATTACCACCTCGACTATAAGCTTGATGAAATCATCGTCACAAGCGGAGCTTCTCAAGCATTAGATGTTACGTTAAGAACCATCCTAGCTCCTAATACAGAGGTGATTCTACCTAGTCCCGTCTATCCTGGCTATGAACCACTTATTAAGCTGTGTGGTGCTAAACCTGTGTTTGTTGATACAACAATGAATCAATTTAAATTGACTGCATCATTAATTAAGCAAGCGATAACGGCTAATACAAGATGTATTATTCTTCCTTACCCATCAAACCCAACTGGTGTGAGTTTGTCGAAGCATGAATTACAGGAGATTGCAGACTTAATTAAAGGGAAAGAAATCTTTGTTATTGCAGACGAGATTTATAGTGCTTTAACTTATGAAAACGAGCATGTATCTATTGCTTCATACCTAAAAGATCAAACGATTGTCATTAACGGACTTTCGAAATCACATAGTATGACTGGATGGAGGATTGGCTTTACCTTTGCCCCAAGGAATATAACTAAACATATGTTAAAGGTTCACCAATATAATGTCTCATGTGCTTCCTCTATTTCTCAAAAGGCGGCAATAGCTGCTCTTTCGGGAGGAGAGACCGAAAGTAGAGAGATGCTAAACATATATAAAGAACGGCGAGATTTTGTATTTCAACGACTTCAAGAAATGGAGCTAGAAACGGTCAAACCTGACGGTGCGTTTTACTTTTTCGTCAAAATTCCTTCATTTATAACAGAGAATTCATTTGATTTCGCACTAAACTTAGCAAAAAAGGCAAAGGTAGCCGTCGTACCAGGAAGTGCCTTCTCAGGAGGAGAAGATGGCTATTTTCGCATAAGTTTTGCCTGTAGTTTAGAGAACCTTGAAGAAGGGCTTCATCGTATTGATTCTTATTTAACAAAGGTCAGGCTTGAAGAGATAGGATAA
- a CDS encoding chemotaxis protein, which translates to MEMDKGILLESGTNELEIVEFEVNNNKFGINVIKVKEIIQPVEVTKIPHAHHYVEGIIQLRGEVLPVINMEKVLGIYGKAEHAHSKYIVTQFNKQKIVFHVHNVTQIHRISWKDIEKPSDSYDVGKTKIIGIIKQEKQMILLLDFESILVEINPESGIHVNQVKKMGLRERSEKKIIVVEDSPLLRKLLYDTLNEAGYVNLEFFENGQEALRYLESLALEEAIEKKVQLMVTDIEMPQMDGHHLTKRVKENNRLANLPIIIFSSLITDDLRHKGEVVGADSQISKPEIEQLILTIDELIL; encoded by the coding sequence ATGGAAATGGACAAAGGTATTTTACTAGAGTCGGGAACAAATGAATTAGAAATTGTAGAGTTTGAAGTAAATAATAATAAATTTGGCATAAATGTTATTAAAGTAAAAGAAATTATCCAACCGGTAGAAGTAACGAAAATACCGCATGCCCACCATTACGTAGAAGGAATCATTCAGCTAAGAGGAGAGGTATTACCTGTTATTAATATGGAGAAGGTGCTCGGAATATATGGAAAGGCTGAGCATGCCCATAGTAAATACATCGTCACACAGTTTAACAAGCAGAAAATCGTTTTTCACGTTCATAATGTGACTCAAATACATAGAATTTCTTGGAAAGATATTGAAAAACCATCTGATTCTTATGATGTTGGTAAAACCAAAATTATTGGGATTATAAAACAAGAAAAACAAATGATACTATTGCTAGATTTTGAGAGTATACTTGTTGAGATCAACCCTGAATCTGGTATCCATGTTAATCAAGTAAAAAAAATGGGGCTACGGGAAAGGTCAGAAAAGAAAATAATCGTAGTCGAAGATTCTCCATTGTTACGAAAATTATTATATGACACATTAAATGAAGCTGGTTATGTTAATCTAGAGTTTTTTGAAAATGGACAAGAAGCACTTCGATATTTAGAGTCATTGGCCCTCGAAGAAGCGATAGAAAAAAAGGTTCAACTGATGGTTACAGATATTGAAATGCCACAAATGGATGGGCACCATTTAACGAAAAGAGTCAAAGAAAATAATCGCCTAGCTAATTTGCCTATCATTATTTTCTCCTCCTTAATTACAGATGACCTCCGTCATAAAGGGGAAGTAGTTGGAGCAGATTCTCAAATTAGTAAGCCTGAAATTGAACAATTGATTTTGACAATTGATGAACTAATTTTATAA
- a CDS encoding NAD(P)-dependent oxidoreductase, producing MKRIGFIGLGVMGKSMARHLVLNGLNVTIYTRTKEKADDLIREGAKWANSLKEVIEVSDIIITMLGYPSDVMKVYLGDEGLIPNGHSGQILIDMTTSEPSLAKKLYNEGEKKGISVVDAPVSGGDIGARNGTLSIMVGGDAKTYDDLKPIFDFMGTNIVYQGQAGAGQHTKMCNQIAIATNMIGVCEALVYGKRAGLTIEDVLKSISTGAAGSWSLDNLAPRMLKGDYEPGFYIKHFIKDLRIALHEAKVMGLTLPGLTLAEKMYEELSKRGEENSGTQALYTYWGNE from the coding sequence ATGAAACGAATTGGATTTATAGGACTAGGTGTTATGGGAAAAAGCATGGCTCGCCATCTCGTGCTAAATGGTCTTAATGTGACAATATATACACGAACAAAGGAAAAGGCAGATGACCTTATTCGAGAAGGTGCTAAATGGGCAAATTCGTTAAAAGAAGTTATTGAAGTATCTGATATTATCATCACCATGTTAGGTTATCCATCAGATGTTATGAAAGTATATTTAGGTGATGAAGGGCTTATACCAAATGGACATAGCGGACAGATCCTTATCGATATGACCACATCTGAACCATCGTTGGCAAAGAAACTCTACAATGAAGGAGAAAAGAAAGGTATTTCTGTAGTAGATGCACCTGTATCTGGAGGGGATATTGGAGCCCGAAATGGCACTCTATCTATTATGGTTGGTGGAGATGCTAAAACATATGATGACCTAAAACCTATTTTTGACTTCATGGGAACAAATATTGTTTATCAAGGGCAAGCTGGGGCTGGTCAGCATACGAAAATGTGTAACCAAATTGCTATTGCTACAAATATGATTGGTGTTTGTGAAGCTTTGGTATATGGGAAAAGAGCAGGGCTAACAATTGAAGATGTCTTAAAAAGTATTTCCACTGGAGCTGCCGGGAGTTGGTCGCTGGATAACTTGGCTCCTAGAATGTTAAAAGGAGATTATGAGCCTGGTTTTTATATTAAGCATTTCATCAAAGATTTACGGATTGCTTTACATGAAGCGAAAGTAATGGGCTTAACATTACCAGGGTTAACGTTGGCTGAGAAAATGTATGAAGAGCTTTCGAAACGTGGGGAAGAAAATAGTGGTACTCAAGCGCTCTATACATATTGGGGAAATGAATAA
- a CDS encoding MoxR family ATPase, with amino-acid sequence MNNFVKSIKSEINKVIVGRELEIDLFLIALLQEGHVLLESVPGTGKTLMAKTFAKTLNTDFKRIQFTPDVLPSDITGIQFFNPKQQEFELRPGPILTNIVLADEINRATPRTQSSLLEVMEERQVTIEGETLPLQYPFMVIATQNPVESQQGTFPLPAAQLDRFLMKIPFQYPSLEEEQAIIRRFKNKEEVKQVEQVVTTEDLIGVAKEVKAIKVSEDIELFMLQLIRSTRNHPAIELGVSPRASIALLRASQGKAYLMGRDYVTPDDVKYVAPFVINHRIQLTSEASLTKSNDLVMEDILENTPVPVEARG; translated from the coding sequence ATGAATAACTTTGTAAAATCCATAAAGAGTGAAATCAATAAAGTGATTGTTGGAAGAGAATTAGAAATAGATTTATTTTTGATTGCGTTACTTCAAGAAGGGCATGTTTTGCTTGAGAGCGTACCAGGTACAGGGAAAACATTGATGGCTAAGACGTTTGCCAAAACGTTGAATACTGATTTTAAGCGAATTCAATTTACACCTGACGTACTTCCTAGTGATATAACAGGTATTCAATTCTTTAATCCAAAACAGCAGGAGTTTGAATTAAGGCCAGGACCTATTTTAACGAATATTGTATTAGCCGATGAAATTAACCGAGCAACGCCTCGAACTCAATCTAGCTTATTAGAAGTAATGGAAGAAAGACAAGTAACGATAGAAGGTGAAACGTTACCATTACAGTACCCGTTTATGGTTATTGCAACACAAAACCCGGTAGAATCACAACAAGGAACGTTTCCCTTACCTGCCGCTCAGCTAGATCGATTTTTAATGAAAATTCCATTTCAATATCCTTCCTTAGAAGAGGAACAAGCGATAATTCGGAGGTTTAAAAACAAAGAAGAAGTGAAACAAGTAGAGCAGGTAGTAACGACAGAGGATTTGATTGGTGTAGCCAAAGAGGTAAAAGCGATAAAAGTCTCAGAAGACATTGAGCTCTTTATGCTTCAATTAATAAGAAGTACAAGAAATCATCCAGCAATTGAGCTCGGGGTAAGCCCGCGAGCGAGCATCGCTTTGTTACGAGCCTCTCAAGGAAAGGCTTATTTAATGGGACGCGACTATGTGACTCCTGATGATGTGAAATACGTAGCACCTTTTGTAATAAATCATCGAATTCAACTAACTTCAGAGGCTTCATTAACGAAATCAAATGACCTTGTAATGGAAGACATTTTAGAAAATACCCCAGTTCCAGTAGAAGCAAGAGGGTAA
- a CDS encoding phosphocarrier protein HPr — translation MAQKQFTVTADTGIHARPATLLVQTASKFDSDVHLEFKGKKVNLKSIMGVMSLGVGKGGEITIITEGSDEDEALNTLDEALRKEGLAE, via the coding sequence ATGGCACAAAAACAATTCACCGTAACAGCAGATACAGGGATTCACGCACGTCCTGCAACACTATTAGTTCAAACAGCTAGTAAATTTGATTCTGATGTGCATTTAGAATTTAAAGGAAAAAAAGTAAACCTAAAATCCATTATGGGTGTCATGTCTCTTGGAGTAGGAAAAGGCGGAGAAATTACGATCATTACTGAAGGTAGTGATGAGGATGAAGCATTAAATACTCTAGATGAAGCTTTACGAAAAGAAGGTTTAGCAGAATAA
- a CDS encoding YkyB family protein, whose product MLSQAIFTVNRHAKTATNPKFLYTLKKQAILKMIKEGKASKVGLHFSQNPKFSNQQSDVLVKCGEYTFHIPPSKEDFKSLRHLGKLNQTTRNPKCRMNLTEAKRILQKYTGTIEKKLTNHNNQKAYKKPVFKKLGDSFF is encoded by the coding sequence ATGCTCTCTCAAGCAATTTTTACCGTAAATCGACATGCCAAAACGGCTACAAATCCAAAATTTTTATATACATTAAAGAAACAAGCTATTCTTAAAATGATAAAAGAAGGTAAAGCCTCAAAAGTTGGCCTCCATTTTTCACAAAACCCAAAATTCAGTAACCAACAGTCTGATGTTTTAGTTAAGTGCGGAGAATACACTTTCCACATACCTCCATCCAAAGAAGACTTCAAATCTTTGCGCCACCTAGGGAAACTTAACCAAACTACAAGAAACCCCAAATGCCGAATGAATCTTACTGAGGCAAAAAGGATTTTACAAAAATATACTGGTACAATTGAAAAAAAGCTAACTAATCATAACAATCAAAAAGCGTATAAAAAACCTGTATTCAAAAAATTAGGTGATAGCTTCTTTTAA
- the ptsP gene encoding phosphoenolpyruvate--protein phosphotransferase: MSTVLKGIAASSGIAIAKAYRLVEPDLSFEKTSVDNTMEEVSRFQQAISTSKAELEAIRDAAKVDLGEDKAAIFEAHLLVLSDPELVGPIEDNIKSQQMNAEAALKETADMFVTMFESMDNEYMKERAADIRDVTKRVLSHLLGVQIVNPSMISEEVVVVAEDLTPSDTAQLNKKFVKGFTTDIGGRTSHSAIMARSLEIPAVVGTKVATSEIQNGDIVIIDGLNGEVHINPTNEIIQKYEEINKKYEQQKLEWAKLVNEKTVSADGHHVELAANIGTPNDLDGVKNNGGEGVGLYRTEFLYMGRDELPTEDEQFESYKAVLEGMQEKPVVVRTLDIGGDKELPYLNLPHEMNPFLGYRAIRLCLDQQEIFRTQLRALLRASIYGNLKIMFPMISNLDEFRQAKDILFEEKGKLVSEGVKVAEEIEVGIMVEIPSTAVMADLFAKEVDFFSIGTNDLIQYTMAADRMNERISYLYQPYNPAILRLVKMVIDAAHKEGKWAGMCGEMAGDEIAVPILLGLGLDEFSMSATSILKARSQIRSLSKSDMETLANNVLQMHTNEEVLSEVKRILK; the protein is encoded by the coding sequence ATGTCAACAGTCTTAAAAGGAATTGCCGCATCTAGTGGCATAGCAATTGCAAAAGCATATCGCTTAGTAGAACCTGATTTATCTTTTGAAAAGACTTCCGTTGATAACACAATGGAAGAAGTAAGTCGTTTTCAGCAAGCCATCTCTACCTCAAAAGCAGAGCTAGAAGCTATCAGGGATGCTGCAAAGGTAGATCTTGGTGAGGATAAAGCCGCTATCTTTGAAGCTCATTTACTAGTATTAAGTGATCCAGAGTTGGTTGGACCGATTGAAGATAATATTAAAAGTCAACAAATGAATGCAGAAGCAGCCTTAAAAGAAACAGCTGATATGTTTGTAACCATGTTTGAAAGCATGGATAATGAGTACATGAAAGAGCGTGCTGCTGATATTCGGGACGTAACAAAACGAGTACTGTCTCATCTTCTAGGTGTGCAAATTGTAAATCCTAGTATGATTTCTGAAGAAGTCGTTGTTGTAGCAGAGGATTTAACTCCGTCTGATACAGCCCAACTTAATAAAAAATTTGTAAAAGGATTCACGACAGACATCGGAGGACGTACTTCCCACTCAGCTATTATGGCACGTTCATTAGAAATTCCTGCTGTGGTTGGTACAAAGGTCGCAACTTCAGAGATTCAAAACGGAGATATTGTTATTATTGATGGATTAAATGGGGAAGTACATATTAATCCTACGAATGAAATAATTCAAAAGTATGAAGAAATCAATAAAAAGTACGAGCAACAAAAATTAGAATGGGCGAAATTAGTTAATGAGAAAACGGTATCTGCTGACGGACATCATGTTGAATTAGCAGCAAATATCGGAACACCAAATGACCTTGATGGGGTAAAGAATAACGGTGGAGAAGGCGTAGGGCTGTACCGTACAGAATTTCTTTATATGGGCCGAGACGAACTTCCAACAGAGGACGAGCAATTTGAATCGTACAAAGCGGTTCTTGAAGGGATGCAAGAAAAGCCTGTCGTTGTTCGTACTTTGGATATCGGTGGAGATAAAGAACTACCTTATTTAAATTTGCCACATGAAATGAATCCATTCTTAGGTTACCGTGCCATTCGTCTATGTCTAGATCAACAAGAGATTTTCCGTACCCAATTGCGTGCTTTATTACGAGCAAGTATATATGGAAACTTAAAGATTATGTTCCCAATGATTTCTAACCTTGATGAATTTAGACAAGCAAAAGATATATTATTTGAAGAAAAAGGAAAGCTCGTATCAGAAGGTGTAAAAGTTGCCGAAGAGATTGAAGTAGGTATTATGGTTGAAATACCGTCGACAGCTGTTATGGCAGACCTTTTTGCTAAAGAAGTAGACTTCTTTAGTATTGGTACAAACGATTTAATTCAATATACGATGGCAGCTGATCGTATGAATGAACGAATTTCATATTTGTATCAGCCTTATAATCCTGCCATCCTTCGATTAGTGAAGATGGTAATAGATGCTGCACATAAAGAAGGTAAATGGGCAGGAATGTGTGGAGAGATGGCTGGAGATGAAATCGCTGTTCCTATCCTCTTAGGCTTAGGTCTAGATGAATTTTCAATGAGTGCTACATCTATCCTCAAAGCACGTTCGCAAATTCGTTCATTATCAAAGTCTGATATGGAAACTCTTGCGAACAATGTACTGCAAATGCACACAAATGAGGAAGTCCTATCAGAAGTAAAACGTATTTTAAAATAG
- a CDS encoding aspartyl-phosphate phosphatase Spo0E family protein, whose amino-acid sequence MDKYSFERIDTLIEKKRQQMIQVGLAKGLSSEETVTLSKQLDRLLNIHSRRYLLSKNWSTSSAFIVTN is encoded by the coding sequence GTGGATAAGTATTCGTTTGAGAGAATTGACACTTTAATTGAAAAAAAAAGACAGCAAATGATTCAGGTTGGATTAGCAAAAGGATTGTCTAGTGAAGAAACGGTTACCTTAAGTAAGCAGCTTGATCGATTACTTAATATCCACTCTCGTCGATATTTACTCTCAAAAAATTGGTCTACCAGCTCAGCCTTCATCGTGACGAATTAA
- a CDS encoding DUF58 domain-containing protein, with amino-acid sequence MQWKKEVVDLPLVKLSQYLVSGGLFFTLIIQQYSIFIVLLFCGCILFIQDFYFRKIADKIMLENVKGRERLLIEDETSLKFTFFNSGLPIWQASLTVVFDDAVEPLVGDNHHYQSHNEVIIPLTLRTNKKYTVSIPIKARHRGLMKVRKLQLRIPNLFGVGTVFLSLDEPYLEEKIVYPKFHHVLGELYSSSQRLGNVPTPQTLFQDPFSPVGTREYRYGDSFQHIHWKASARSQALHTKVFETTADHSWLVIVNVVEHYSITRDLEEIITGTTYLIEKAFEENHSYSLAINVRSINKRPYYFLPLGSGKEQRRKALDFLSTLSKNDATIPVSVMQQQLLRSGQIPSVSIYIGNETEEVQSGLRLINSKATTIYTLDLSEKQGVLKEWNNNYLQKQG; translated from the coding sequence ATGCAGTGGAAAAAAGAGGTTGTTGATTTGCCACTTGTTAAGCTCAGTCAGTACCTTGTATCAGGTGGCTTATTTTTCACACTGATTATACAGCAATATTCAATTTTTATTGTACTTTTATTTTGCGGTTGCATTTTATTTATACAAGATTTTTATTTTCGGAAAATAGCCGATAAAATTATGTTGGAAAATGTGAAAGGCAGAGAGCGACTTTTAATTGAAGATGAAACGAGTTTAAAGTTTACTTTTTTTAATTCAGGTTTACCAATATGGCAAGCGAGTTTAACAGTTGTTTTTGATGATGCTGTAGAGCCTCTTGTAGGTGATAATCATCATTATCAATCTCACAACGAAGTAATCATTCCACTAACGCTACGAACAAACAAAAAATATACTGTATCAATTCCAATTAAAGCGCGTCATAGAGGATTAATGAAAGTTCGGAAATTACAGTTGAGAATTCCTAATTTATTTGGAGTAGGGACTGTTTTTTTAAGTTTAGACGAACCATACTTAGAGGAAAAAATAGTTTATCCGAAGTTCCACCATGTTCTTGGTGAATTATATTCTTCCTCCCAAAGGTTAGGTAACGTTCCTACACCACAAACGTTATTTCAGGATCCGTTTAGTCCAGTTGGAACTAGAGAATACAGATATGGGGATAGCTTTCAGCATATTCACTGGAAAGCGAGTGCACGTTCGCAAGCGTTACATACGAAAGTTTTTGAAACAACGGCAGATCATTCCTGGCTGGTTATAGTAAATGTCGTTGAGCACTATTCCATTACGCGTGATTTGGAAGAAATAATAACAGGAACAACCTATTTAATTGAAAAGGCGTTCGAGGAAAATCATTCATACTCATTAGCTATTAATGTAAGATCCATTAACAAACGACCTTATTACTTTCTCCCTTTAGGTAGTGGAAAAGAACAAAGAAGAAAGGCGTTGGATTTCCTTTCTACTTTATCTAAAAATGATGCAACTATCCCAGTTTCTGTTATGCAGCAACAACTACTACGAAGTGGGCAAATACCGTCTGTTTCGATTTATATTGGGAATGAAACAGAAGAAGTACAATCTGGTTTAAGGTTAATTAATAGTAAAGCAACAACAATATATACTCTTGATCTTTCAGAGAAGCAAGGAGTCTTGAAGGAATGGAACAACAATTATCTGCAAAAACAGGGTTAG
- a CDS encoding TlpA disulfide reductase family protein yields MKLREPMPELTGATKWINGEVKKEDLIGTKPTLIHFWSISCHLCKEAMPEINELRDEYNEELNVVSVHMPRSEDDLDLNMIEHMALSHDIIQPTYVDSEHVLTNRFENQYVPAYYVFDKEGKLRHFQAGGSGMKMLRKRIDRVLGEE; encoded by the coding sequence ATGAAATTGCGGGAACCAATGCCAGAATTAACAGGCGCTACTAAATGGATAAATGGAGAAGTAAAGAAAGAAGATTTAATAGGAACGAAACCAACACTCATTCACTTTTGGTCGATAAGCTGTCATTTATGTAAGGAAGCAATGCCAGAAATTAATGAGCTCCGTGATGAATATAATGAAGAATTAAATGTCGTTTCTGTTCATATGCCGCGTTCAGAAGATGACTTAGACCTTAATATGATTGAACATATGGCATTAAGTCATGATATTATTCAGCCTACTTACGTTGACAGTGAGCATGTTCTGACAAATCGATTTGAAAATCAGTATGTACCAGCATATTACGTATTTGATAAAGAGGGGAAATTACGTCATTTTCAAGCAGGTGGAAGTGGAATGAAAATGTTACGGAAGCGTATTGATAGAGTATTAGGAGAAGAATAA
- a CDS encoding isochorismatase family protein yields the protein MKQTLLIIDAQQELIDGNQAESAVFRKEQLIRNINSVVKKANKSNVPVVFVRDLDVAEGKGKGFQVHEKIHVPTDAMIFDKTATNSFHGTGLLNYLNAQKVEHVVIMGCATEHCIDSAVRTATISGLDVTLVGDGHSTKDSHPLNAEQIIKHHNQTLHGHYNVENFSIVRNTEEDLFYPTHDLYRE from the coding sequence TTGAAGCAAACATTATTAATCATTGATGCCCAACAAGAGCTAATAGATGGGAATCAAGCAGAAAGTGCTGTTTTTAGAAAAGAGCAACTTATAAGGAATATCAATAGTGTTGTTAAAAAAGCAAATAAATCCAATGTCCCGGTTGTCTTTGTTAGAGATTTAGATGTTGCTGAAGGCAAAGGAAAAGGGTTTCAAGTCCATGAAAAAATTCATGTGCCTACGGATGCAATGATTTTTGATAAAACGGCAACGAATTCGTTCCATGGGACAGGACTTCTAAATTATTTAAACGCTCAAAAAGTTGAGCATGTTGTTATTATGGGGTGTGCTACTGAGCATTGCATAGATAGTGCAGTTAGAACCGCCACTATTAGTGGTTTAGATGTCACATTAGTAGGTGATGGACATTCTACGAAAGATAGTCATCCATTAAATGCAGAACAAATTATAAAGCATCATAATCAAACCCTTCATGGTCATTACAATGTAGAAAACTTTTCAATTGTAAGAAATACAGAGGAAGACTTATTTTATCCAACGCATGATTTATATAGAGAGTAG